In one window of Halococcus salifodinae DSM 8989 DNA:
- a CDS encoding alpha/beta hydrolase family protein produces MDGFRAAVNGYFDVEDQLTRYLQQRAAEGFTAEREAKRAIDSWREFEARRERVREGFLSGIGGLPDRPDDLVVETTGVLTRDGYTIELLTFESHPDFHVTANCYVPEGDGPHPGVLFLCGHIDAAKADPLNQRACIELARNGFVVLAVDPVCQGERTQYRDAETDDPLVGSAGGAFAHCYAGQQCFYAGANLARYMIHDARCALDYLERRPDVDDDCIGVTGTSGGGVQTAYLALVDDRIDAAAPCCSITEREEWLRTGKRIDAEQLIHGAIPLGINYDDFVTAMAPRPVCIGAAASDEYFPIEGVYETVERAQRVYDLYDAQERVDLVVADETHCSVYELGDGIFEWFCDTLGDTEYVPHDELSIVDAADLQCTPEGSVGAAYPDERTINDLLHEYVAEQYPSAGTSPAVDDREVDAARLRQTLVERLDLDRKAPDPYPRYVRESEAAGLNVEHVWFKIEREPDIVCTGVLVTDRDVSARSPAVVCSERGTEALPERSDDIASLAAEYGTVFVFDPRGVGAVRNRSIPIPTWVDDYYGIYGTEFKLAYDALLLGESLFGMRVYDVLRAVEFLVEETGCGEVSLVGEEVGAYHALYAAAVDERVGTVDLRGLGPSFHDMATSREYSYDPRLTVFDVIRDCDVPHLLAALDDRNLQVERSAER; encoded by the coding sequence ATGGACGGGTTCCGAGCCGCCGTGAACGGCTACTTCGATGTCGAAGACCAACTGACACGGTATCTCCAGCAGCGGGCGGCTGAGGGGTTTACGGCCGAACGCGAGGCGAAGCGCGCCATCGACTCGTGGCGCGAGTTCGAGGCACGCCGCGAACGGGTTCGGGAGGGGTTTCTCTCGGGGATCGGCGGACTCCCCGACCGGCCGGACGATCTCGTGGTCGAGACGACGGGCGTCCTGACTCGGGACGGATACACCATCGAGTTACTCACCTTCGAGAGCCATCCGGACTTCCACGTCACGGCGAACTGTTACGTGCCAGAGGGCGACGGTCCACATCCGGGAGTGCTCTTCCTCTGTGGCCACATCGATGCGGCGAAGGCCGACCCGCTCAACCAGCGAGCGTGCATCGAGCTTGCACGGAACGGGTTCGTCGTTCTCGCCGTCGATCCGGTCTGCCAAGGTGAGCGCACGCAGTACCGCGACGCCGAGACGGACGATCCGCTGGTCGGCAGCGCCGGCGGCGCGTTCGCACACTGCTATGCCGGCCAGCAGTGTTTCTACGCCGGAGCGAACCTCGCGCGGTACATGATCCACGACGCTCGCTGCGCGCTGGATTACTTGGAGAGACGACCGGACGTCGACGACGACTGCATCGGGGTCACTGGCACCTCCGGTGGCGGTGTCCAGACGGCGTATCTCGCTCTCGTCGACGACCGGATCGACGCCGCCGCGCCGTGCTGTTCGATCACCGAACGCGAGGAATGGCTCCGGACGGGCAAACGCATCGACGCCGAGCAACTGATCCACGGCGCGATCCCGCTCGGTATCAACTACGACGACTTCGTGACGGCGATGGCACCACGACCCGTCTGCATCGGCGCAGCGGCGTCGGACGAATACTTCCCGATCGAAGGAGTCTACGAGACGGTTGAACGGGCACAGCGCGTCTACGACCTGTACGACGCCCAGGAGAGGGTCGATCTCGTCGTCGCCGACGAGACGCACTGTTCGGTCTACGAACTCGGCGACGGGATCTTCGAGTGGTTCTGTGACACCCTCGGTGACACCGAGTACGTCCCGCACGACGAGCTATCGATCGTCGACGCGGCCGACCTCCAATGTACTCCCGAAGGAAGCGTCGGAGCAGCGTACCCCGACGAACGGACCATCAACGACCTGCTCCACGAGTACGTGGCGGAGCAGTACCCCAGCGCGGGGACATCGCCGGCTGTCGACGATCGCGAGGTGGACGCGGCACGGCTCCGACAAACGCTCGTCGAGCGGCTTGATCTCGATAGGAAGGCACCCGATCCGTACCCACGATACGTTCGGGAAAGCGAAGCAGCGGGACTGAACGTCGAGCACGTCTGGTTCAAGATCGAGCGAGAGCCCGACATCGTCTGTACAGGTGTTCTCGTCACGGATCGCGACGTATCCGCTCGCTCGCCCGCCGTGGTGTGCTCCGAGCGAGGAACCGAGGCGTTGCCCGAACGAAGCGACGACATCGCGTCGTTGGCCGCCGAGTACGGAACGGTGTTCGTGTTCGATCCGCGCGGCGTCGGGGCAGTGCGGAACCGATCTATCCCGATCCCCACGTGGGTCGACGACTACTACGGGATCTATGGCACCGAGTTCAAACTCGCGTACGACGCGCTGCTGCTCGGCGAGTCGCTGTTCGGGATGCGCGTCTACGACGTGCTGCGGGCGGTCGAGTTCCTCGTCGAGGAAACCGGGTGCGGGGAGGTCTCGCTTGTCGGCGAAGAAGTCGGCGCGTACCACGCGCTGTACGCCGCAGCCGTCGACGAGCGCGTCGGAACGGTCGATCTTCGGGGGCTCGGGCCGAGCTTCCACGACATGGCGACGAGCCGGGAGTACTCCTACGATCCGCGTCTCACCGTGTTCGACGTCATCAGGGACTGTGACGTTCCACACCTCCTTGCAGCACTCGACGATCGGAATCTCCAGGTCGAGCGGTCGGCCGAGCGATAG
- a CDS encoding phosphotransferase family protein: MDDQVAAVLDDRFPGREVDEVRPPGPSWNGKNHTVRVDFDDGTTIYLKVAVDGDATRVARERAAIAYVGANSSIPVPRVVASATDDPGPYLATAPIDGQDFLELWSDAETAERASLAREVGESLARIHAERFDRHGHITGGDADGLDLDTKPWTDVLLDKIGEKREIAPSERFDHHFEEVVVAVEANRDLLDDTPAALLHGDTAKPNCFHTDSGVGFLDWEIAHVGDPARDIVRTRGYLDTLRSDGPEEIVTAFHDGYRDRAGRFPAGFAERRPIYEAVRFLGNSGFYDRLVEFTGESPEEIAAWIEDGMRCRLAAIA, translated from the coding sequence ATGGACGACCAGGTTGCAGCGGTCCTCGACGACAGGTTCCCGGGGCGCGAAGTCGACGAGGTGAGGCCTCCGGGGCCATCGTGGAACGGGAAGAATCACACGGTCAGGGTCGATTTCGACGACGGGACAACGATCTACCTGAAAGTGGCCGTCGACGGCGACGCGACCCGCGTGGCCCGCGAGCGTGCGGCCATCGCCTACGTCGGTGCGAACAGTTCGATTCCCGTGCCAAGAGTGGTGGCGAGCGCGACCGACGATCCAGGGCCGTATCTCGCGACCGCACCGATCGACGGGCAGGATTTTCTGGAACTCTGGAGCGACGCGGAAACCGCCGAACGGGCGTCGCTGGCCCGCGAGGTCGGCGAATCTCTCGCGCGAATCCACGCCGAGCGGTTCGATCGACACGGGCACATCACCGGCGGGGACGCGGACGGTCTCGACCTCGATACGAAACCGTGGACGGATGTCCTCCTCGACAAAATCGGCGAGAAGCGCGAAATCGCCCCGTCGGAACGGTTCGATCACCACTTCGAGGAGGTCGTCGTAGCGGTCGAGGCGAACCGCGATCTGCTCGACGACACACCGGCCGCTCTGCTTCACGGCGATACCGCCAAGCCGAACTGTTTTCACACCGACAGCGGCGTGGGATTTCTCGACTGGGAGATCGCCCATGTCGGCGATCCAGCTCGGGACATCGTCCGTACCCGTGGCTATCTCGATACGCTCCGTAGCGACGGTCCCGAAGAGATCGTGACCGCGTTCCACGACGGCTACCGCGACCGCGCCGGCCGGTTTCCGGCGGGGTTCGCGGAACGCCGACCGATCTACGAGGCCGTCCGGTTCCTCGGCAACTCCGGGTTCTACGATCGTCTCGTCGAGTTCACTGGCGAGTCACCCGAGGAGATCGCGGCCTGGATCGAGGACGGAATGCGTTGCCGGCTGGCCGCGATAGCGTAG
- a CDS encoding NAD+ synthase, which yields MPDAEAVAEADVPLDLTLSENELDARREHILQFVRETVDDAGADGAVLGLSGGIDSTLTAYLAVEALGTDGLHGLVMPSEVNDDANMSDAERVADDLDIAYDVIAIEPVVESFREAFPADLDTDSDSAALTTAVGNVRVRTRAIFNYFAANLENRIVLGTGNRSEALAGYFTKYGDQAVDCNPIGNLYKVQVRQLARHLGVPDDLVAKTPTAGMWVGQTDEEEMGLSYDVLDAVLALHIDGPLSKSATVRELAIDEAAVERVEGLVARSEHKRQMPPAPEPLG from the coding sequence ATGCCAGACGCAGAGGCGGTCGCCGAGGCCGACGTACCGCTCGATCTCACCCTCTCGGAGAACGAACTCGATGCGCGCCGCGAGCACATCCTCCAGTTCGTCCGTGAAACGGTCGACGACGCTGGGGCAGACGGTGCGGTGCTCGGGCTCTCCGGCGGGATCGACAGCACCCTGACGGCGTATCTGGCCGTGGAGGCGCTCGGTACTGATGGCCTCCACGGCCTCGTGATGCCGAGCGAGGTCAACGACGACGCGAACATGAGCGATGCCGAGCGGGTCGCCGACGATCTCGACATTGCGTACGACGTGATCGCAATCGAACCGGTCGTCGAGTCGTTCCGCGAGGCGTTCCCGGCCGATCTCGACACCGACTCGGACTCCGCGGCGCTCACGACGGCTGTCGGCAACGTCCGCGTCCGCACCCGCGCGATCTTCAACTACTTCGCCGCCAACCTCGAAAACCGGATCGTGCTCGGGACGGGCAACCGAAGCGAGGCGCTCGCGGGCTACTTCACGAAGTACGGCGATCAGGCCGTCGACTGCAACCCGATCGGCAACCTCTACAAAGTGCAGGTTCGCCAGCTCGCGCGCCACCTCGGCGTTCCAGACGATCTCGTGGCGAAGACGCCGACAGCAGGGATGTGGGTCGGCCAGACCGACGAGGAGGAGATGGGTCTGAGCTACGACGTTCTCGACGCCGTGCTCGCGCTCCACATTGATGGGCCGCTCTCGAAGTCCGCGACCGTCCGCGAACTCGCAATCGACGAAGCGGCCGTCGAGCGGGTCGAAGGTCTCGTCGCTCGGAGCGAGCACAAACGTCAGATGCCGCCCGCACCCGAACCGCTCGGCTGA
- a CDS encoding Fic family protein, producing the protein MTAAPKRTLRREVLEPAAEHDDPYHRAATLLWKIESVHVFEDANKRTAWAVTENYLRENGIAPPPGDELVERVVRRAGMFDVDELADWFETGDIDASRLPEH; encoded by the coding sequence ATGACGGCGGCCCCGAAGCGCACGCTCCGCCGCGAAGTGCTCGAACCTGCTGCCGAGCACGACGATCCGTACCACCGGGCAGCGACGCTGCTCTGGAAAATCGAGAGCGTCCACGTCTTCGAAGACGCGAACAAGCGGACTGCGTGGGCCGTGACGGAGAACTATCTCCGGGAGAACGGCATCGCGCCACCTCCCGGCGACGAACTTGTCGAACGCGTCGTGCGGCGGGCCGGGATGTTCGATGTGGACGAACTTGCGGACTGGTTCGAAACCGGCGATATCGACGCATCGCGACTGCCGGAGCATTAA
- a CDS encoding DUF63 family protein — MVPVQVLPEGTTLPSPVVLLVLAIGIAGVVVALRRIAPRVTERVVVAFAPWMVAGSSCYVLYQVEAVPESVAPFFSSPAVYVSIAVLAGAVWAATAATGLSADRWRLPSVPGIVALVGSAVAIAAVGWAFAFGVETRRGLTVAWPAVGLIVAVVLAAVVWSGLQRVAPETRITGGVGALAVFGHTLDGVSTAVGIDVLGFGEQSPISRAIITFAADLPTAPVLGTVWLFILVKLVLAAVVVVLFSGYVRDEPAEGYLLLGAVAAVGLGPGVHNLLLFTIATP; from the coding sequence ATGGTTCCCGTGCAGGTTCTTCCGGAAGGAACGACGCTCCCGTCGCCCGTCGTCCTCCTCGTGCTGGCGATCGGGATCGCGGGTGTCGTCGTCGCACTCCGGCGGATCGCCCCGCGGGTCACCGAGCGGGTGGTGGTCGCGTTCGCACCGTGGATGGTCGCCGGGTCGAGCTGCTACGTGCTCTATCAGGTCGAGGCGGTGCCGGAAAGCGTGGCCCCGTTTTTCAGCTCGCCGGCGGTCTACGTCTCGATCGCAGTGCTCGCGGGTGCGGTGTGGGCGGCCACAGCGGCGACCGGACTCTCTGCGGATCGGTGGCGACTGCCGTCGGTCCCGGGGATCGTCGCGCTCGTGGGGAGCGCGGTCGCGATCGCGGCCGTGGGGTGGGCGTTCGCGTTCGGCGTGGAGACGCGCCGAGGACTCACGGTGGCGTGGCCGGCGGTCGGGCTCATCGTCGCCGTGGTGCTGGCGGCCGTCGTCTGGAGCGGCCTGCAGCGCGTTGCCCCCGAGACACGGATCACCGGCGGCGTCGGCGCGCTCGCGGTGTTCGGCCACACGCTCGACGGCGTCTCGACCGCGGTCGGAATCGACGTTCTGGGATTCGGCGAACAGTCGCCGATCTCGCGCGCGATCATCACGTTCGCCGCCGACCTCCCGACGGCACCGGTTCTCGGCACGGTCTGGCTATTCATCCTCGTCAAGCTCGTGCTCGCGGCGGTCGTCGTCGTCCTTTTTTCCGGGTACGTCCGCGACGAGCCCGCCGAAGGATACCTCCTGCTCGGCGCGGTTGCGGCCGTCGGGCTCGGGCCTGGCGTCCACAACCTGTTGTTGTTCACGATCGCCACCCCGTAG
- the deoC gene encoding deoxyribose-phosphate aldolase: protein MDRTAFAATIDHTILGPETTPRDVERVVTEADEYGMNACVPPCYLDIASETAPEVTVATVIGFPHGQHAPETKRAEAVRAWEDGADELDVVINVGRLRAGEDEAVTAELAEVVAAVPLPVKVIIEAPLLSDDEKRRACGCAVDADADFVKTATGFAEGGATVADVELMSEFLPVKASGGVGSYEEAKAMLEAGAERIGASSGVTLVEEFESGE, encoded by the coding sequence ATGGACCGCACCGCATTCGCCGCGACGATCGATCACACCATCCTGGGGCCCGAGACGACGCCGCGCGACGTCGAGCGAGTCGTGACCGAGGCCGACGAGTACGGCATGAACGCCTGCGTGCCGCCGTGTTACCTCGACATCGCGAGCGAGACTGCACCCGAGGTGACCGTGGCCACCGTGATCGGGTTCCCCCACGGCCAGCACGCCCCGGAAACGAAGCGTGCGGAGGCGGTTCGGGCGTGGGAGGACGGTGCGGACGAACTCGACGTGGTGATAAACGTCGGTCGGCTCCGTGCGGGCGAGGACGAGGCCGTCACGGCGGAGCTCGCCGAGGTGGTGGCTGCGGTGCCGCTCCCGGTGAAGGTCATCATCGAAGCCCCCCTGCTGAGCGACGACGAGAAGCGCCGTGCGTGTGGCTGTGCGGTCGACGCCGATGCCGACTTCGTGAAGACCGCTACCGGGTTCGCGGAGGGGGGTGCGACGGTTGCCGATGTCGAGCTCATGAGCGAGTTCCTCCCAGTCAAGGCCAGCGGCGGCGTCGGCAGCTACGAGGAGGCGAAAGCGATGCTCGAAGCGGGCGCGGAGCGGATCGGTGCGTCGAGCGGCGTGACGCTCGTCGAGGAGTTCGAGAGCGGCGAGTGA
- a CDS encoding MFS transporter produces MSKGETVTVAEVLDRIPIGAFHRRLLAICGSAWALDGMEVIIISFTLPVLIEAWTLSGLSAGLLGSASLMGMVLGNWGWGWYADRYGRQVAFQWTVLLYGVFTGLTALAVGFYSGFALRFLTGMGLGGALAVDTSYLSEHLPTDRRGRYLVYLDAFWPVGYVLAVVLAWVFLAALPSGGMIAVPVVGAVAGWRLLFAAAAFPALLVFVIRSQLRETPYYLARTGDVEGANERLAAIAEENGEEHAPPDVEGVESTAAASVSRLFAPDIRRQTLMIAAAWFAINFGYYGVFIWLPQTVGAAGVVGNVYGYFLLVGLVQFPGYFSAAYLVEKIGRKPTLGSYLVLSGVFTFVFATAMPGVSLFGLGLSGFWPFFGGLLAASFFSLGAWGAIYAYTPELFPTEARATGNGFAGGVGKIAAVIGPILADALVEVGYLAALVPLAIAFAAGGVVVLAFGRETRGEPLR; encoded by the coding sequence ATGTCGAAGGGAGAAACGGTCACCGTCGCGGAGGTGCTCGATCGCATCCCGATCGGCGCGTTCCACCGCCGGCTGCTCGCGATCTGTGGCAGCGCGTGGGCGCTCGACGGGATGGAAGTCATCATCATCAGCTTCACCCTTCCTGTACTGATCGAGGCGTGGACGCTCTCGGGGCTCTCGGCCGGGTTGCTCGGCTCGGCGAGCCTGATGGGGATGGTGCTTGGCAACTGGGGGTGGGGCTGGTACGCCGATCGGTACGGTCGCCAGGTCGCCTTCCAGTGGACGGTGCTTCTCTACGGCGTCTTTACCGGGCTGACCGCGCTCGCGGTCGGCTTTTACTCGGGGTTCGCGCTGCGCTTTCTGACCGGCATGGGCCTCGGCGGCGCGCTCGCAGTCGACACCTCCTATCTCTCCGAGCATCTCCCGACCGACCGCCGGGGCCGGTATCTCGTCTACCTCGACGCGTTCTGGCCGGTGGGCTACGTGCTCGCGGTGGTGCTCGCGTGGGTCTTCCTCGCCGCGCTCCCTTCAGGAGGGATGATCGCGGTGCCGGTCGTGGGTGCGGTGGCGGGCTGGCGGCTGCTGTTCGCGGCCGCCGCGTTCCCCGCCTTGCTGGTGTTCGTGATCCGCTCACAGCTCCGTGAGACGCCCTACTACCTCGCGCGCACCGGCGATGTCGAGGGCGCGAACGAGCGCCTCGCGGCCATCGCCGAGGAGAACGGCGAGGAGCACGCCCCACCCGACGTCGAGGGGGTCGAATCGACCGCCGCTGCGAGTGTCTCACGGCTGTTTGCGCCGGACATCCGCCGACAGACCCTGATGATCGCGGCGGCGTGGTTCGCGATCAACTTCGGCTACTACGGCGTGTTCATCTGGCTGCCACAGACTGTGGGCGCGGCGGGTGTGGTCGGCAACGTCTACGGCTACTTCCTGCTCGTCGGCCTCGTCCAGTTCCCGGGCTACTTCAGCGCGGCCTATCTCGTCGAGAAAATCGGTCGAAAGCCAACCCTCGGCAGCTATCTCGTGCTCTCGGGCGTGTTCACCTTCGTTTTCGCGACGGCGATGCCCGGCGTCTCGCTGTTCGGTCTCGGCCTCTCCGGATTCTGGCCCTTCTTCGGCGGGCTGCTCGCGGCGAGTTTCTTCTCGCTCGGGGCGTGGGGCGCGATCTACGCCTACACGCCCGAGCTGTTCCCGACCGAGGCGCGCGCGACCGGCAACGGCTTTGCGGGCGGGGTCGGCAAGATCGCGGCCGTCATCGGCCCGATCCTCGCGGACGCGCTGGTCGAGGTCGGCTATCTCGCTGCGCTCGTCCCGCTCGCGATCGCGTTCGCTGCCGGCGGAGTCGTAGTGCTGGCGTTCGGCCGCGAGACGAGGGGCGAGCCGCTGCGGTAG
- a CDS encoding dual specificity protein phosphatase family protein, protein MNPDEPDRTAPTPNRTDTPEPIVRPFGYVADEPIVRRIGDRDLFLGNWFAAAPERHDHAFAHVLSATSEERPLTTHHHPLDDGPGNDWPAFEAAVDTARALYRRDGSVLIHCKAGISRSSVLVATTLAAEEDRRLDDAFAIVHEARPHAVSHPALHESAVIYLAARR, encoded by the coding sequence ATGAATCCGGACGAGCCGGACCGAACGGCCCCCACACCGAACCGGACGGACACCCCGGAGCCGATCGTTCGACCGTTCGGCTACGTGGCTGATGAACCGATCGTCCGTCGGATCGGCGATCGGGACCTGTTCCTCGGGAACTGGTTCGCCGCCGCTCCCGAGCGCCACGACCACGCGTTTGCGCACGTCCTCTCGGCCACCAGTGAGGAGCGACCGCTGACGACCCATCACCACCCGCTCGACGATGGGCCAGGCAACGATTGGCCGGCGTTCGAGGCCGCGGTGGATACGGCGCGAGCGCTCTACCGACGTGACGGCTCGGTGCTGATCCACTGCAAGGCCGGGATCTCGCGGAGCAGCGTGCTGGTGGCGACGACGCTCGCCGCCGAGGAGGATCGTCGGCTCGATGACGCGTTCGCCATCGTCCACGAGGCTCGCCCGCACGCCGTTTCCCATCCGGCGCTTCACGAGTCGGCGGTGATCTACCTCGCCGCCAGGCGATAG
- a CDS encoding tRNA (N(6)-L-threonylcarbamoyladenosine(37)-C(2))-methylthiotransferase has protein sequence MASYHLETYGCTANRGESRAIERRLRDGGHHPVDGPKAADVAILNTCTVVETTETNMLSRARELESETADLVVTGCMALAQGEEFADLDATVCGWDEVPEVVLNGECPTATPGTEPILDGKVGILPIARGCMSDCSYCITKHATGKIDSPPVEENVEKARALVHAGAKEIRVTGQDTGVYGWDDGERKLHELLDRICAIDGDFRVRVGMANPKGVHGIREELADVFAANEKLYNFLHAPVQSGSDDVLGEMRRQHQVREFREVVETFDDRLDHWTLATDFITGFPTETDADHEESMDLLRETQPERINVTRFSKRPGTDAAEMKGLGGTKKKERSSAMTDLKMDVVGAAYESMVGERHEVLVVEPGTGESVKCYDEAYRQVIIQNAPEHGVAPGDLLTVEITGQNTVYAFGEPV, from the coding sequence ATGGCCAGTTATCACCTCGAAACCTACGGTTGCACCGCAAACCGCGGGGAGAGCCGCGCGATCGAGCGCCGGCTCCGCGACGGCGGCCATCACCCAGTCGACGGCCCCAAAGCGGCCGACGTGGCCATCCTCAACACCTGCACCGTGGTCGAGACCACCGAGACGAACATGCTCAGTCGGGCGCGCGAGCTCGAAAGCGAGACCGCGGATCTCGTCGTCACCGGCTGCATGGCGCTCGCCCAGGGCGAGGAGTTCGCCGACCTCGACGCCACGGTCTGTGGCTGGGACGAAGTCCCCGAGGTCGTGCTGAATGGCGAGTGTCCGACGGCGACCCCCGGCACGGAGCCGATCCTCGACGGGAAGGTCGGCATCCTCCCGATCGCGCGGGGCTGCATGAGCGACTGTTCGTACTGCATCACCAAGCACGCGACCGGCAAGATCGACTCGCCACCCGTCGAAGAAAACGTCGAGAAAGCCCGCGCGCTGGTCCACGCCGGCGCGAAGGAAATTCGCGTTACTGGCCAGGACACCGGCGTGTACGGCTGGGACGACGGCGAACGGAAGCTCCACGAGCTCCTCGATCGGATCTGTGCCATCGACGGCGACTTTCGGGTGCGTGTGGGGATGGCGAACCCGAAGGGAGTACATGGAATCCGCGAGGAACTCGCCGACGTCTTTGCGGCAAACGAGAAGCTCTACAACTTCCTCCACGCACCGGTCCAGAGCGGAAGCGACGACGTACTCGGAGAGATGCGCCGCCAGCACCAGGTGCGCGAGTTCCGCGAGGTGGTCGAGACCTTCGACGACCGCCTCGATCACTGGACGCTCGCGACCGACTTCATCACGGGCTTCCCGACCGAGACCGACGCGGACCACGAGGAGTCGATGGATCTCCTCCGCGAGACTCAGCCCGAGCGAATCAACGTCACGCGCTTTTCGAAGCGGCCTGGCACCGACGCCGCCGAGATGAAGGGCCTCGGCGGCACCAAAAAGAAGGAGCGGTCGTCGGCGATGACCGACCTGAAGATGGACGTTGTGGGCGCGGCCTACGAGTCGATGGTCGGCGAGCGCCACGAGGTGCTGGTCGTCGAACCCGGCACCGGCGAGTCGGTCAAGTGCTACGACGAAGCCTACCGCCAGGTCATCATCCAGAACGCACCCGAACACGGCGTCGCGCCTGGTGATCTCCTCACCGTCGAGATCACGGGGCAGAACACGGTGTACGCGTTCGGCGAACCGGTCTGA
- a CDS encoding acetamidase/formamidase family protein: MAHTEREYTVDHRLSDRDENIHSAWDNGLDPALTVEPGEVVRFECRDAVDGQVDVETTVADVPDVSFDPVHPLTGPVAIEGAEPGDVLEVELLDCQHKGWGYNVFFPGEMGLGLLPDDFEEPGLHIWDLEGDVGQFVNGIEVPLDPFPGTIGVAPGEDGEHDTLPPRDVGGNMDVKHLTEGSTLYLPVEVEGGLFSTGDCHAAQGDGEVCVTGIEAPMFVTARFDVRSDMEIEQPQFRTEGPFTPTGVDEPMYGTTGISDDLMTATKKAVRHMIDHLHDERGLTRAEAYILCSAAIDLKISEVVDAPNWTVSAYLPESIFPE; encoded by the coding sequence ATGGCACACACCGAACGCGAGTACACCGTCGATCACCGACTGAGCGATCGCGACGAGAACATCCACAGCGCGTGGGACAACGGCCTCGATCCCGCGCTGACCGTCGAGCCTGGCGAGGTCGTCCGGTTCGAGTGCCGCGACGCGGTCGACGGCCAGGTCGACGTCGAAACCACCGTCGCGGACGTCCCGGACGTGAGCTTCGATCCCGTCCACCCGCTCACGGGACCAGTAGCAATCGAGGGCGCGGAACCGGGCGATGTCCTCGAAGTCGAACTGCTCGACTGCCAGCACAAGGGCTGGGGGTACAACGTCTTCTTCCCTGGCGAGATGGGGCTCGGACTGCTGCCCGACGACTTCGAGGAGCCAGGCCTCCACATCTGGGATCTGGAGGGGGACGTCGGCCAGTTCGTGAACGGCATCGAGGTCCCGCTCGACCCGTTCCCGGGCACCATCGGAGTCGCACCAGGCGAGGACGGCGAACACGACACGCTCCCGCCGCGCGATGTCGGCGGGAACATGGACGTCAAACATCTCACCGAAGGCTCGACGCTGTACTTGCCCGTGGAAGTCGAGGGCGGGCTGTTCTCGACTGGCGACTGCCACGCGGCTCAGGGCGACGGCGAGGTCTGCGTGACCGGGATCGAAGCGCCGATGTTCGTGACCGCGCGGTTCGACGTCCGCTCGGACATGGAGATCGAACAGCCCCAGTTCCGAACAGAAGGACCGTTCACGCCCACCGGCGTCGACGAGCCGATGTACGGAACCACGGGGATCAGCGACGACCTCATGACGGCGACGAAGAAGGCGGTGCGTCACATGATCGATCACCTCCACGACGAGCGCGGGCTGACCCGAGCGGAGGCGTACATCCTGTGTTCGGCCGCGATCGATCTGAAGATCAGCGAGGTCGTCGACGCACCCAACTGGACGGTCTCGGCGTACCTTCCCGAGAGCATCTTCCCGGAGTAG